In a genomic window of Pedobacter sp. KBS0701:
- a CDS encoding alkylphosphonate utilization protein, whose product MSLVQELQTRSGNKCELCTAETNLSVYEVPPTSNANSDNSILVCKTCLDQLEKTEQLVPNHWKILTETMWSEFPPVQVVAWRMLSRLRNEGWAADSLDILYLEDETLEWAKKTGDHELDGTVEFHQDSNGTRLFEGDTVVLVKTLDVKGSTLSAKLGTVVKNIRLVHDNTEQIEGKVEGQTIVILTKYLRKG is encoded by the coding sequence ATGTCTTTAGTACAAGAATTACAGACCCGTTCGGGCAATAAATGCGAATTATGCACCGCCGAAACCAATTTATCGGTATACGAAGTCCCTCCAACCAGCAATGCAAATAGCGATAACAGTATTTTAGTTTGTAAAACCTGCTTAGATCAGCTTGAAAAAACGGAACAGCTTGTCCCAAACCATTGGAAAATATTAACTGAAACCATGTGGTCGGAATTTCCCCCGGTACAGGTTGTTGCCTGGAGAATGTTGAGCAGATTAAGAAACGAAGGCTGGGCTGCAGATAGCCTGGATATTTTATACCTTGAGGATGAAACTTTAGAATGGGCTAAAAAAACAGGTGACCATGAGCTGGATGGAACAGTAGAATTCCACCAGGACAGTAATGGCACACGTTTATTTGAAGGCGATACTGTAGTTTTGGTTAAAACGCTGGACGTTAAAGGCTCAACTTTGAGCGCTAAATTGGGTACGGTAGTTAAAAATATCCGGTTAGTCCACGATAACACTGAACAAATTGAGGGTAAAGTCGAAGGACAAACTATTGTAATTTTAACGAAATACCTTCGCAAAGGATAA